One Etheostoma cragini isolate CJK2018 chromosome 6, CSU_Ecrag_1.0, whole genome shotgun sequence DNA window includes the following coding sequences:
- the LOC117946692 gene encoding potassium voltage-gated channel subfamily S member 2-like: MTGQALGKPGSGAHMDDNAAIRINVGGFKKRLQSDTLSRFPETRLARLLHCQSKESILELCDDYDDTEKEFYFDRNPALFPYVLNFYNTGRLHVMAELCIFSFSQEIEYWGINEFFIDSCCSSAYHCRKMDQDREEWEDRSDEGSTTSSFDELLEFYSDATKFDKQLLGSARRRVWLMLDNPGYSVASRIISILSILVVLGSIATMCMNSMSEFSVLDSEGQPTEDPRFETVEHFGIGWFTLELLARFTVAPDLLHFFEHPLNMIDLVSILPFYLTLLINLVVESSPALANLGRVAQVLRLMRIFRILKLARHSTGLRSLGATLRNSYKEVGLLLLYLAVGVSFFSVMAYTVEKEDSEDLSTIPSCWWWATVSMTTVGYGDVVPVSIAGKLTASACILAGILVVVLPITLIFNKFSLFYKRQKQLEVAMRSCDFDEGIKEVPSVNLRNYYAHKVKSLMASLSNMSRSSPSEHSLNESIH; encoded by the coding sequence ATGACAGGCCAGGCCTTGGGGAAACCAGGCAGCGGGGCTCACATGGATGACAACGCCGCCATCCGCATCAACGTGGGCGGCTTCAAGAAGCGTCTCCAGTCGGATACCCTCTCCCGGTTCCCTGAGACGAGGCTTGCGCGTTTACTCCACTGTCAGTCCAAAGAGTCCATACTGGAGCTCTGTGACGACTACGACGACACCGAAAAGGAGTTTTACTTCGACAGGAACCCAGCACTCTTCCCCTACGTGTTGAATTTCTACAACACGGGGAGGTTGCACGTCATGGCCGAGCTGTGCATCTTCTCCTTCAGCCAGGAGATCGAGTACTGGGGCATCAACGAGTTCTTTATTGACTCGTGCTGCAGCAGCGCCTACCACTGTAGGAAAATGGACCAGGACCGGGAGGAGTGGGAGGACAGGAGCGATGAAGGGAGCACTACTTCATCTTTCGACGAACTGTTGGAGTTTTACAGCGACGCCACCAAGTTTGACAAGCAGCTGCTCGGGAGCGCGCGGAGGCGCGTCTGGTTAATGTTGGATAACCCCGGCTACTCCGTGGCAAGCCGGATCATCAGCATCCTCTCCATCCTGGTGGTGCTCGGCTCCATCGCCACGATGTGCATGAACAGCATGAGCGAGTTCAGCGTGTTGGACAGTGAGGGGCAACCCACAGAGGACCCCCGTTTTGAGACTGTCGAGCACTTTGGCATCGGCTGGTTCACTCTGGAGCTGCTCGCCAGGTTCACGGTGGCCCCGGATCTTCTGCATTTCTTCGAACACCCGTTAAACATGATCGATCTGGTGTCCATACTCCCGTTTTACCTGACACTGCTTATAAACCTGGTGGTGGAGAGCAGCCCGGCGCTGGCCAACCTGGGCCGTGTTGCACAGGTGCTGAGGCTCATGAGGATTTTCCGCATCCTGAAGCTGGCCCGTCACTCCACGGGGCTGCGCTCCCTGGGGGCCACCCTCAGGAACAGCTACAAAGAAGTGGGCCTGCTGCTGCTCTACCTGGCCGTCGGGGTGTCGTTTTTCTCCGTCATGGCGTACACGGTGGAGAAAGAGGACAGCGAGGACCTCTCCACCATCCCGTCGTGCTGGTGGTGGGCCACCGTCAGCATGACCACCGTCGGGTACGGGGACGTGGTGCCGGTGTCCATAGCTGGCAAGCTGACCGCCTCGGCGTGCATTCTGGCCGGGATCTTAGTAGTTGTGCTTCCGATTACGCTCATTTTCAATAAATTCTCTCTCTTCtacaagagacaaaaacagcTGGAGGTCGCAATGAGAAGCTGTGATTTCGACGAGGGGATAAAAGAGGTTCCCTCGGTCAACCTGAGGAACTATTACGCACACAAAGTCAAATCCCTCATGGCGAGCTTGTCAAACATGAGCCGGAGTTCACCCAGTGAACACAGTCTGAATGAATCAATCCACTGA